A region from the Brachyspira hampsonii genome encodes:
- a CDS encoding Eco57I restriction-modification methylase domain-containing protein, which produces MREGATARSYVQIQGMEKELKEGYKEANYKNYVLTGDIYQLFFEKSLDVLKVGGVVGMITSNKWMQANYGAITRNYFYKNANVNGVIDLGAGRFQGATVDTSIIIYSKNDGEIKINEPREFKALKFYDDLSELENIQFGDDKVIANHDKEWLIMNNLENSIFEKINKHKPLKDWDIHIYRGVLTGFNEAFVIDEETKDNLIKEDAKSAELIKPVLRGRDIKRYYSCYTSYLINTHNGIKEKNIPPINIKDYPAIKKHLDKYYKQLEKRLDKGITPYNLRNCAYLSSFTNINIVWQRITDRNKFVVSNEGEYILDSMAFINGLNSREKAYYILGVLNSNLVYFWIKHNVHEYGHTGFRLSNQYVEIIPIPEPDKDTENKLVNLVDSIIDLNKKLASEKNPNTIEMINTRIQAVDKAIDKIVYALYGLNDEEIKIIEG; this is translated from the coding sequence GTGCGGGAAGGTGCTACAGCTCGTAGTTATGTTCAAATTCAAGGTATGGAAAAGGAACTTAAAGAAGGCTACAAAGAAGCTAATTATAAAAATTATGTTTTAACAGGCGATATTTATCAATTATTTTTTGAAAAAAGTTTAGATGTACTCAAGGTTGGCGGTGTTGTGGGAATGATAACTTCTAATAAGTGGATGCAGGCTAATTATGGAGCTATTACAAGAAATTATTTTTATAAAAATGCAAATGTTAATGGCGTTATAGATTTGGGGGCAGGAAGATTTCAAGGAGCTACGGTAGATACTAGTATAATAATATATTCAAAAAATGACGGTGAAATAAAAATTAATGAACCTAGAGAGTTTAAGGCTTTAAAATTTTATGATGATTTGTCAGAACTTGAAAATATACAATTTGGAGATGACAAAGTTATTGCCAATCATGATAAAGAATGGCTTATAATGAATAATCTTGAGAATAGTATTTTTGAAAAAATAAATAAACATAAGCCTTTAAAAGATTGGGACATTCATATTTACAGAGGTGTTTTAACAGGATTTAATGAAGCATTTGTTATTGATGAAGAAACTAAAGATAATCTTATAAAAGAAGATGCTAAAAGTGCAGAGTTAATTAAACCTGTATTAAGAGGAAGAGATATAAAAAGATATTATTCATGTTATACTTCATATTTAATTAATACTCATAATGGTATAAAAGAAAAAAATATACCGCCTATTAATATAAAAGATTATCCAGCTATAAAAAAACATTTGGATAAATATTATAAGCAATTAGAAAAAAGATTAGATAAAGGTATAACTCCTTATAATTTAAGAAATTGTGCTTATTTATCTAGTTTTACAAATATTAATATAGTTTGGCAACGTATAACTGATAGAAATAAATTTGTAGTTTCAAATGAAGGTGAATATATACTTGATAGTATGGCTTTTATTAATGGATTAAATTCAAGAGAAAAAGCATATTATATATTGGGGGTTTTGAATAGTAATTTAGTATATTTTTGGATTAAACATAATGTTCATGAATATGGTCATACAGGTTTTAGACTTTCAAATCAATATGTTGAGATAATACCTATTCCAGAGCCTGACAAGGATACTGAAAATAAATTAGTTAATCTCGTCGACAGTATCATTGACTTAAACAAAAAATTAGCCTCTGAGAAAAACCCTAACACTATTGAAATGATTAATACGCGTATTCAGGCGGTTGACAAGGCTATTGATAAGATTGTGTATGCTTTGTATGGGCTTAATGATGAGGAAATAAAGATTATTGAGGGGTAG
- a CDS encoding Eco57I restriction-modification methylase domain-containing protein: MDKHSTAQHSTAQHSTAQHSTAQHSTLNYSGNYVNSDFKNQSYEKILSLIKKFKSNYSQYTNKNYNETETRRDFLDPFFEAFGWDVANRAGKSQTYRDVIHEDKLKVGKETKAPDYAFRIGGNRVFFVEAKKPGVNLKEDSLPAFQLRRYGWSAKLGISFLTDFEELAIYDCTRKPSINDKASTARIEYIHFEDYLKRFDFLYEILNKESIEQGSLEKYIAGSSNKKGTESVDIDFLSTLDNLRTKLASNISKLNKDLSVRDLNYAVQQIIDRIIFLRAAEDRGIEEYGDLKRTCESKNDNFYNNLLGIFKRADGKYNSGLFDFAKDSISGNIEIDNKVIKEIINELYYPLSPYEFSVISVEIMGNAYEQFLGKTITIGRNHSAKIELKPEVRKAGGVYYTPEYIVDYIVENTVGEAIRGKKPEEIANIKILDPACGSGSFLLGAYKYLLNYHIEYYNKIKDRAKFKGSKEDVIKENGDLTIWIKKQILRNNIFGVDIDSNAVEVTKLSLLMKCLEGESPASIQNNQDLFNERALPSLEDNIKSGNSLINSNFNSEGERLFSSDEDTQYKIKCFSWDKEFSSVIKKGGFDIIIGNPPYVKEYTDRESFENVKKGNLSKYYQGKMDLWYFFVCFGLDILKENGKLGFIAPNNWITNAGASILRNKVLTDSKILKYVDFGDFRVFLEAGIQTMVFILNKEKINKDYEIDYCKILNKNIDVIDIEKFLFENEPSNDISHIKTIISKDKMLNNLITFIDSSKDKVLSKIKEMGNYFLTSENTAQGIVYPQDYLNEKNRSILGGDFKVGDGIFVISDEEKNALNLSKEELELIKPVYTTEQIKRYYADSNNKEWVIYTDSTFKDINKIKKYPNIKKHLDKFKSVITSDNAPYGLHRARKENFFVGEKIISVRKCVDKPIFSYVDFDSYVSATFYVIKPEDIDLKYLTGILNSKLIAFWLRNKGKMQGSNYQIDKEPLLNIPICNTDNESLKNKLINHVNEMIECNQRLINEKNPDSINRIKNDIADIDSFIDKTVYSIYNISEEERKIIEGE; the protein is encoded by the coding sequence ATGGATAAGCACAGCACAGCACAGCACAGCACAGCACAGCACAGCACAGCACAGCACAGCACAGCACAGCACAGCACTTTAAACTATTCTGGTAATTATGTCAACTCTGATTTTAAAAATCAGTCATACGAAAAAATACTTTCTCTAATTAAAAAATTTAAATCTAATTATTCTCAATACACTAATAAAAATTATAATGAAACGGAGACTAGAAGGGATTTTTTGGATCCGTTTTTTGAGGCGTTCGGTTGGGATGTGGCTAACAGGGCGGGTAAGTCTCAGACTTATAGAGATGTTATTCATGAGGATAAGCTCAAAGTGGGTAAAGAGACAAAGGCTCCTGATTATGCTTTTCGTATTGGCGGAAATAGGGTTTTCTTTGTGGAGGCGAAAAAGCCCGGGGTTAATCTTAAAGAGGACAGTTTGCCTGCTTTTCAGCTTAGGAGGTATGGTTGGAGTGCCAAGCTGGGGATTAGTTTTCTTACTGATTTTGAGGAGCTTGCTATTTATGACTGCACTAGAAAGCCTAGCATAAATGATAAGGCTTCTACTGCTAGGATTGAGTATATTCATTTTGAGGATTATTTAAAAAGGTTTGATTTTCTTTATGAGATACTTAATAAAGAGAGTATTGAGCAGGGTTCGCTTGAGAAATATATTGCGGGGAGTTCAAACAAAAAAGGTACTGAAAGCGTTGATATTGATTTTTTAAGCACGCTTGATAATTTGCGTACTAAACTTGCTTCTAATATATCTAAATTAAACAAAGATTTGTCTGTAAGGGATTTGAATTATGCGGTTCAGCAGATTATTGACAGGATTATATTTTTGAGGGCGGCTGAGGACAGAGGCATTGAAGAGTATGGGGATTTGAAAAGGACATGCGAGAGTAAGAATGACAATTTTTATAATAATCTTTTGGGGATTTTTAAAAGGGCTGACGGTAAATATAATTCGGGGCTTTTTGATTTTGCCAAAGACAGTATAAGCGGTAATATAGAGATTGACAATAAGGTGATAAAGGAGATTATTAATGAGCTTTATTATCCTTTGAGTCCTTATGAGTTTTCTGTGATATCGGTTGAGATAATGGGGAATGCTTATGAGCAGTTTTTGGGTAAGACTATCACTATAGGGAGGAATCATAGTGCGAAGATAGAATTAAAACCAGAGGTGCGTAAGGCTGGAGGGGTATATTATACGCCTGAGTATATAGTTGATTATATAGTGGAGAACACGGTTGGTGAGGCTATAAGGGGTAAGAAGCCAGAAGAGATTGCGAATATAAAAATATTGGATCCTGCCTGCGGCAGCGGAAGTTTTTTGCTTGGGGCGTATAAATATTTACTTAATTATCATATTGAATATTATAATAAGATAAAGGACAGGGCGAAGTTTAAGGGGTCGAAAGAAGATGTGATAAAAGAGAATGGGGATTTGACAATTTGGATAAAGAAGCAGATATTACGCAACAATATATTTGGGGTGGACATAGACAGCAATGCGGTAGAGGTAACGAAATTATCGCTTCTTATGAAGTGTTTGGAGGGGGAGAGTCCTGCGTCAATACAGAACAATCAGGATTTATTTAATGAGCGAGCTTTACCGTCATTGGAGGATAATATAAAATCTGGAAATTCTTTAATAAACAGTAATTTTAATAGTGAGGGAGAGCGTTTATTTTCATCTGATGAAGATACGCAATATAAAATAAAATGCTTTAGTTGGGATAAAGAATTTTCAAGTGTAATTAAAAAAGGAGGATTTGATATAATTATTGGAAATCCGCCTTATGTAAAAGAGTATACAGACAGAGAAAGTTTTGAGAATGTAAAAAAAGGAAATTTATCTAAATATTATCAAGGTAAAATGGATTTATGGTATTTCTTTGTTTGTTTTGGTTTGGATATTTTAAAAGAAAATGGAAAACTAGGATTTATCGCTCCTAATAATTGGATTACAAATGCAGGGGCGTCTATATTAAGAAATAAAGTTTTAACAGATTCAAAAATTTTAAAATATGTAGACTTTGGAGATTTTAGAGTTTTTCTTGAAGCTGGTATTCAAACAATGGTATTTATATTAAATAAAGAAAAAATTAATAAAGATTATGAAATTGATTATTGTAAAATTTTAAATAAAAATATAGATGTTATAGATATAGAAAAATTTTTATTTGAAAATGAACCGTCAAACGATATAAGTCATATAAAAACCATAATATCAAAAGATAAAATGTTAAATAATTTAATAACATTTATTGATAGTAGTAAAGATAAAGTATTATCAAAAATAAAAGAAATGGGAAATTATTTTTTAACATCAGAAAATACAGCTCAGGGTATAGTATATCCACAAGATTATTTGAATGAAAAAAACAGGTCTATATTAGGTGGAGATTTTAAGGTTGGAGATGGAATTTTTGTTATAAGTGATGAAGAAAAAAATGCATTAAATTTATCTAAAGAAGAATTAGAATTAATAAAACCTGTATATACTACAGAACAAATAAAAAGATATTATGCAGACAGTAATAATAAAGAATGGGTAATATATACAGATTCGACTTTTAAAGATATAAATAAAATAAAAAAATATCCTAATATAAAAAAACATCTTGATAAATTTAAAAGTGTTATTACTTCAGACAATGCACCTTATGGTTTGCATAGAGCTAGAAAAGAGAATTTTTTTGTAGGTGAAAAAATAATATCTGTTAGAAAATGTGTTGATAAACCTATTTTTAGTTATGTTGATTTTGATTCTTATGTTTCTGCTACATTTTATGTTATAAAGCCAGAGGATATTGATTTGAAATATTTAACGGGTATTTTGAATTCAAAGTTAATAGCTTTTTGGTTAAGGAACAAGGGAAAAATGCAAGGGTCTAATTATCAAATTGACAAAGAGCCTCTCTTAAATATTCCAATTTGCAATACTGACAATGAAAGTTTAAAAAACAAGTTAATTAATCATGTTAACGAGATGATAGAATGTAATCAAAGGCTTATAAATGAAAAAAATCCTGACAGTATCAATCGCATTAAAAATGATATTGCAGATATTGATTCCTTTATTGATAAAACTGTTTATTCTATTTATAATATATCAGAGGAAGAAAGAAAGATTATTGAGGGCGAATAA
- a CDS encoding Eco57I restriction-modification methylase domain-containing protein produces MVIGNPPYVRMQTLSDTNKETVNYYNNIYTDYVKGNYDLYIIFFYKAFSM; encoded by the coding sequence GTGGTGATAGGCAACCCGCCGTATGTAAGAATGCAAACACTTTCAGATACTAATAAAGAAACTGTTAATTATTATAATAATATTTATACAGATTATGTAAAAGGAAATTATGATTTATATATTATTTTCTTTTATAAAGCTTTTTCTATGTAA
- a CDS encoding TaqI-like C-terminal specificity domain-containing protein: MIYILFSFIKLFLCKLGYILPHKFFQSESGEKIRKYLYNNNAIDTIVNFTTNQVFSNATTYTCLLFLSKKEKNNILYKQFSLNDDYTNLSNIEYDKFDYSIFNNNSWNFNNLDVQCILNKIYNQELLFSEITYKIFKGSSTGNDNIYLFDILEENQNTYIVKSNISEEKEELEKDLLVPFLYGESIRRYQDLKAAKYLLLPYVKNKDDDNMSLIDIKELKIKYPLTYRYLNKYKSVLLTRKIKMNDNDYYKYSALRSINYYERKKIMIPDMLVSLRISYDFEGCFYHGPSIHSIIFNEKINNINEMYFYTILNSKIFWFFVSNTSTALRGNAYRLTPEFISPFKFPNLDLNNKQDKEMHDKMVALVDSIIALNKKLASEKNPNAITMLNRQINAVVKQIDSLVYKLYNLSDDEVRIIEGE, from the coding sequence ATGATTTATATATTATTTTCTTTTATAAAGCTTTTTCTATGTAAATTAGGATATATTTTACCCCATAAGTTTTTTCAATCAGAAAGTGGAGAAAAAATAAGAAAATATTTATATAATAATAATGCCATTGATACTATAGTAAATTTTACTACAAATCAAGTTTTTAGCAATGCTACAACATATACTTGTTTACTCTTTTTATCTAAGAAAGAAAAAAATAATATTTTATATAAACAATTTAGTTTAAATGATGATTATACAAATTTATCTAATATAGAGTATGATAAATTTGATTACTCTATTTTCAATAATAATTCTTGGAATTTTAATAATTTAGATGTTCAATGTATTTTAAATAAGATTTATAATCAAGAATTATTGTTTTCAGAAATAACATATAAAATATTTAAAGGTTCTTCTACAGGTAATGATAATATTTATTTGTTTGATATTTTAGAAGAAAATCAAAATACTTATATAGTTAAATCTAATATTTCAGAAGAAAAAGAAGAATTAGAAAAAGATTTATTAGTTCCTTTTCTTTATGGGGAATCTATAAGAAGATATCAGGATTTAAAAGCAGCTAAATATTTATTATTACCATATGTAAAAAATAAAGATGATGATAATATGTCATTAATAGATATTAAAGAATTAAAAATAAAATATCCGTTAACATATAGATATCTAAATAAATATAAATCAGTTTTGTTAACTAGAAAAATCAAAATGAATGATAATGATTATTATAAATATTCGGCTTTAAGAAGTATTAACTATTATGAAAGAAAAAAGATTATGATACCAGATATGTTGGTAAGTTTAAGAATTAGTTATGATTTTGAAGGTTGTTTTTATCATGGTCCAAGTATACATAGCATAATATTTAATGAAAAAATTAATAATATTAACGAAATGTATTTTTACACTATTTTAAATTCAAAGATATTTTGGTTTTTTGTATCAAATACTAGTACCGCTTTGAGGGGTAATGCCTATAGATTAACTCCTGAATTTATATCTCCTTTTAAGTTTCCTAATTTGGATTTAAACAACAAACAGGACAAGGAAATGCATGACAAGATGGTTGCTTTAGTTGATAGTATCATTGCTTTAAACAAAAAATTAGCTTCCGAGAAAAATCCTAACGCCATTACTATGCTTAACAGGCAGATTAATGCCGTTGTCAAGCAGATTGATTCTTTAGTCTACAAGTTGTATAATTTGAGCGATGATGAAGTGAGGATCATTGAGGGGGAGTGA
- a CDS encoding type II toxin-antitoxin system HicB family antitoxin: protein MNYSIKIFYSEEDEGYIALSEELDSISAFGATEEEALKEIKDAIALYFEEKNISLKKS, encoded by the coding sequence ATGAACTATAGTATAAAAATTTTTTATAGTGAAGAAGATGAGGGTTATATAGCTTTATCTGAAGAATTAGACTCTATTAGTGCTTTTGGTGCAACAGAAGAAGAAGCCTTGAAAGAAATCAAAGATGCGATAGCACTATATTTTGAAGAAAAAAATATATCATTAAAAAAGTCATGA
- a CDS encoding type II toxin-antitoxin system HicA family toxin, whose protein sequence is MNKKEIINKLTNNNKNIKYSYFCNIVESFGFVCKRQRGSHKIYSKIGVSELINIQNVNGEVKPYQIKQFLSLVKKYGLEE, encoded by the coding sequence ATGAATAAAAAAGAAATTATTAATAAACTTACAAATAATAATAAAAATATTAAATATTCTTATTTTTGTAATATTGTTGAATCTTTTGGTTTTGTGTGCAAAAGGCAAAGAGGAAGCCATAAAATATATTCCAAAATAGGGGTTAGTGAGCTAATTAATATACAAAATGTTAATGGTGAGGTAAAACCTTATCAAATTAAGCAGTTTTTATCTCTTGTTAAAAAATATGGTTTGGAGGAGTAA
- a CDS encoding ATP-dependent nuclease, with protein sequence MHIKTVKIQNFKCFEDFELNLNEDINIIVGNNEAGKSTLLEAIYLALTGVLDGKYLKNEINPYIFNKKAVKNYYSNKSSNYKELPEIIIELYFEVGKDEDNEFKEMRGNNNMKSVDECGIQFKILFNEDYQEEYKEFCDSYSCNNNELEVLPIEFYKIETKSFARDHLTRKKIPIKSVLIDSSINKSKNGSDIYLSYIIEKSISNEEKIQILNAHREMKYTFSNDKNIKNINDRIFQDKYNISEKELKLSVDLLHNDWQNTLLTYIDDIPFQYIGKGEQCYIKTNLALLDNKAQDASLILLEEPESHLSHSKLNSLLDKIKYNISNVSNKNKQIIITTHSSFVANKMLLKNIIMINYENSIHFTDLKEKTFNFFEKVSGYDTLRLVLSKKTVLVEGASDELIFQRAYKDKYGKLPIEDEIDVISVGTSFLRYLELAEKLNNKVIVVTDNDGNVQQLENKYKEYKNNNNIKICYEKKENTFDDLDIKISDNKNNKNNKNNINNKNNINNINTLEPNLLKYNNIDLFNKIFKTNCKNNISLLNYMLNNKVECALRIFEYHDAIEYPEYIKEAVNECE encoded by the coding sequence ATGCATATTAAAACAGTGAAAATTCAAAATTTTAAATGTTTTGAGGATTTTGAATTAAATTTAAATGAAGATATAAATATAATAGTAGGTAATAATGAAGCTGGAAAATCAACTTTGTTAGAGGCTATATATTTGGCTTTAACAGGTGTTTTAGATGGAAAATATTTAAAAAATGAAATCAATCCATATATATTTAATAAGAAAGCTGTAAAAAACTATTATTCTAATAAAAGTTCTAATTATAAGGAGTTACCAGAAATTATTATAGAATTATATTTTGAAGTTGGAAAAGATGAAGATAATGAATTTAAAGAAATGCGTGGAAACAATAATATGAAATCAGTTGATGAATGTGGTATACAGTTTAAAATATTATTTAATGAAGACTATCAGGAAGAATATAAAGAGTTTTGTGATTCATATAGTTGCAATAACAATGAATTAGAGGTATTACCTATAGAATTTTATAAAATAGAAACTAAATCTTTTGCTAGAGATCATTTAACTCGTAAAAAAATTCCAATTAAATCCGTTTTAATAGATTCATCTATTAATAAATCAAAGAATGGCTCTGATATTTATTTATCATATATAATAGAAAAATCTATAAGTAATGAAGAAAAAATACAAATTCTTAATGCCCATAGAGAAATGAAATATACATTTTCTAATGATAAAAATATAAAAAATATAAATGATAGAATATTTCAAGATAAATATAATATTTCTGAGAAAGAATTAAAATTGTCAGTAGATTTATTACATAATGATTGGCAAAATACACTTCTTACATATATTGATGATATACCATTTCAATATATAGGTAAAGGAGAACAATGTTATATAAAAACTAATTTAGCATTATTAGATAATAAAGCACAAGATGCTAGCTTAATTTTATTAGAAGAACCAGAGAGTCATTTATCACATTCTAAATTAAATAGTTTATTAGACAAGATTAAATATAATATAAGTAATGTGTCTAATAAAAATAAACAGATTATTATAACTACACATAGTAGTTTTGTAGCAAATAAAATGTTATTAAAAAATATAATAATGATAAATTATGAAAACAGTATTCATTTCACTGATTTAAAAGAAAAGACATTTAATTTTTTTGAAAAAGTTTCTGGATATGATACATTGAGATTAGTATTGTCAAAGAAAACAGTGTTAGTAGAAGGTGCTAGTGATGAATTAATTTTTCAAAGAGCATATAAAGATAAATATGGAAAACTACCTATAGAAGATGAGATAGATGTAATATCTGTTGGAACATCTTTTTTAAGATATTTAGAATTAGCAGAAAAATTAAATAATAAAGTTATAGTAGTTACTGATAATGATGGAAATGTACAACAATTAGAGAATAAATATAAAGAATATAAAAATAATAATAATATAAAAATATGTTACGAAAAAAAAGAAAATACTTTTGATGATTTAGATATAAAAATATCTGATAATAAAAATAATAAAAATAATAAAAATAATATTAATAATAAAAATAATATTAATAATATTAATACACTAGAACCAAATTTATTAAAATATAACAATATAGATTTATTTAATAAAATTTTTAAAACAAATTGTAAAAATAATATTTCATTATTAAATTATATGTTAAATAATAAAGTAGAATGTGCTTTAAGAATATTTGAATACCACGATGCAATAGAATATCCAGAGTATATAAAAGAGGCTGTAAATGAGTGTGAATAA
- a CDS encoding UvrD-helicase domain-containing protein, whose protein sequence is MSVNKLFLAAAGCGKTTYIINEALKLKNHNILITTYTDNNERSIKKKILEINGTIPKNIKVQTWFSFLIKHGVKPYITCLTKNINDVKGLIFDQHKHNSKIDRSKSEYYFSKTNKIYSESLAEFVFNCNYISDNKVINRLENIFDIIFIDEVQDISGYDLEIIRLLFNSSINVYLVGDLRQRIYQTNNALKNSTKKNNSNKNYSINIYEYIIKNKGLLNCDIDNTTFNISYRNNREICDFASKLYKEFGKVSSHSQYSDSHEGIYFINEKEVNKYLEMYPNNIVQLRYSKKSANSLVNTKYPIMNFGAVKGLEYDRVIIFLTSGLMDILKDNDIVEYSDNKSKLYVAITRARHSVVFVTDEDLTEYGIKKFNFV, encoded by the coding sequence ATGAGTGTGAATAAGTTATTTCTTGCTGCAGCAGGTTGTGGAAAGACTACTTATATAATAAATGAAGCATTAAAATTAAAAAATCATAATATATTAATTACAACATATACAGATAATAACGAAAGAAGTATAAAAAAAAAGATTCTTGAAATAAATGGTACTATACCTAAAAATATAAAAGTTCAAACTTGGTTTTCATTTTTAATTAAGCATGGTGTTAAGCCTTATATTACATGTTTAACTAAAAATATTAATGATGTTAAAGGACTAATATTTGATCAACATAAACATAATAGTAAAATTGATAGAAGTAAATCAGAATATTATTTTTCTAAAACTAATAAAATATATTCTGAAAGTCTAGCGGAATTTGTTTTTAACTGCAATTATATTTCTGATAATAAAGTTATTAATAGATTAGAAAATATTTTTGATATTATTTTTATAGATGAAGTTCAAGATATATCAGGATATGATTTGGAAATTATAAGATTATTATTTAATAGTTCTATAAATGTATATTTAGTTGGTGATTTAAGGCAACGAATATATCAAACCAACAATGCTCTAAAAAATTCTACTAAAAAAAATAATTCTAATAAAAATTATAGTATAAATATATATGAATATATTATAAAAAATAAAGGATTATTGAATTGTGATATAGATAATACCACATTTAATATATCTTACAGAAATAATAGAGAAATATGTGATTTTGCTTCTAAACTATATAAAGAATTTGGAAAAGTATCTTCTCATTCTCAATATTCAGATAGTCATGAAGGAATTTATTTTATTAATGAAAAAGAAGTTAACAAATATTTAGAAATGTATCCAAACAACATTGTACAACTAAGATATAGTAAAAAATCTGCCAATAGTTTAGTTAATACAAAATATCCTATAATGAATTTTGGAGCTGTTAAAGGATTAGAATATGATAGGGTTATAATTTTTCTTACATCTGGGTTGATGGATATTTTAAAAGATAATGATATTGTAGAATATTCGGATAATAAATCAAAATTATATGTTGCTATTACTAGAGCTAGACATAGTGTTGTTTTTGTTACAGATGAAGATTTAACAGAATATGGTATAAAGAAATTTAATTTTGTTTGA